Proteins co-encoded in one Podarcis muralis chromosome 12, rPodMur119.hap1.1, whole genome shotgun sequence genomic window:
- the SNRK gene encoding SNF-related serine/threonine-protein kinase isoform X1, with product MAGFKRGYDGKIAGLYDLDKTLGRGHFAVVKLARHVFTGEKVAVKVIDKTKLDTLATGHLFQEVRCMKLVQHPNIVRLYEVIDTQTKLYLILELGDGGDMFDYIMKHEEGLNEDLAKKYFAQIVHAISYCHKLHVVHRDLKPENVVFFEKQGLVKLTDFGFSNKFQPGKKLTTSCGSLAYSAPEILLGDEYDAPAVDIWSLGVILYMLVCGQPPFQEANDSETLTMIMDCKYTVPSRVSKECKDLITRMLQRDPKRRASLEEIENHPWLQGVDPSPATKYNIPLVSYKNLSEEEHNSIIQRMVLGDIADRDTIVEALETNKYNHITATYFLLAERILREKQEKEIQTRSASPSNIKAQFRQSWPTKIDVPQDLEDDLTASPLSHGGVPQSPARSAENVLNGHRSKALNDSSKKEDIPELAGPALSVVPSVSLKPTTSGRKCLFRVEEDEEEDEEDKKPVSLSTQVVLRRKPSVTNRLTSRKSAPVLNQIFEEGESDDEFDMDENLPPKLSRLKMNIASPSTVHKRYHRRKSQGRGSSCSSSETSDDDSESRRRLDKDSGFTYSWHRRDSSEGPPGNQGDGSGQGKPSNGNGGVDKTSPGDNNKGGGSPSSSSSGSTNNNSGSTRRCAGSGNSMQLSSRSAGDLVESLKLMSLCLGSQIHSSTKYIIDPQNTISFSSVKVQEKSTWKMCISSSGNANPASSLGSIKFFSDQMSDTANELERIKSKNLKNNVLQLPLCEKTISVNIQRNPKEGLLCTAGQATCCHVV from the exons ATGGCTGGTTTCAAGCGAGGGTATGATGGAAAAATTGCTGGACTGTATGATTTGGATAAAACCTTGGGGAGAGGGCATTTTGCTGTGGTCAAACTTGCCAGACACGTTTTTACAGGTGAAAAAGTAGCGGTGAAAGTTATTGACAAGACCAAGCTAGATACTCTAGCAACAGGACATCTATTCCAAGAAGTTAGATGCATGAAACTAGTGCAGCATCCTAATATTGTTCGCCTGTATGAAGTTATTGACACCCAGACCAAACTTTACCTAATCTTGGAACTTGGTGATGGAGGAGATATGTTTGATTACATCATGAAACACGAAGAAGGGCTTAACGAAGATCTGGCAAAGAAGTACTTTGCTCAGATTGTTCATGCTATATCCTACTGCCATAAACTGCATGTAGTTCACAGAGACTTAAAACCGGAGAATGTTGTCTTCTTTGAAAAACAAGGACTTGTGAAATTGACTGATTTTGGCTTCAGCAACAAATTCCAGCCTGGGAAAAAACTCACAACAAGTTGTGGTTCTCTTGCATATTCTGCTCCAGAAATTCTACTTGGTGATGAGTATGATGCACCTGCAGTAG ATATATGGAGCCTGGGAGTTATCCTTTATATGTTGGTATGCGGGCAGCCACCATTCCAAGAAGCAAATGACAGCGAAACTTTGACAATGATCATGGACTGTAAATACACGGTGCCATCACGTGTGTCCAAAGAATGTAAAGA TTTAATCACCCGAATGTTACAAAGAGACCCAAAACGAAGGGCATCTTTGGAAGAAATTGAAAACCATCCCTGGCTACAAGGAGTTGATCCATCGCCTGCAACCAAATATAATATTCCTTTGGTTTCATACAAAAATCTATCCGAGGAAGAGCACAACAGCATCATACAGCGAATGGTTCTGGGAGACATCGCAGACAGAGATACCATAGTAGA GGCTCTGGAAACCAACAAATACAATCACATCACTGCTACCTACTTCTTACTAGCAGAGCGGATTCTAAGAgagaagcaggagaaagaaaTACAAAccagatcagcaagcccaagcaaTATCAAAGCTCAGTTTAG GCAGTCATGGCCAACCAAAATCGATGTTCCTCAAGACTTGGAAGATGACCTTACAGCTTCTCCTCTCTCGCATGGAGGCGTTCCTCAGTCTCCAGCTCGCAgtgctgaaaatgttcttaatggTCACCGGAGCAAGGCACTTAATGATTCATCAAAGAAGGAGGACATTCCTGAATTAGCAGGACCAGCACTTTCCGTCGTTCCTTCGGTGAGCTTAAAACCTACAACTAGCGGTCGGAAGTGCTTGTTTAGGGTGgaagaagacgaggaggaggacgaagaagATAAAAAACCAGTCTCCCTTTCAACCCAAGTGGTCCTGCGCCGCAAGCCTTCCGTTACAAACCGTCTGACTTCCCGGAAAAGCGCCCCGGTCCTGAATCAGATCTTTGAGGAAGGGGAGTCGGACGACGAGTTTGACAtggatgagaacttgccccccaaaCTTAGCCGTCTAAAAATGAACATTGCTTCGCCAAGCACCGTGCACAAGCGCTACCACCGAAGGAAAAGCCAGGGTCGGGGATCAAGCTGCAGCAGCTCAGAAACAAGCGACGACGACTCCGAAAGCAGGCGGCGTCTCGATAAAGACAGCGGGTTTACTTACTCCTGGCACAGACGGGATAGTAGCGAGGGACCTCCCGGCAATCAGGGAGACGGCAGCGGACAAGGAAAACCAAGCAATGGAAACGGAGGCGTAGACAAAACGAGCCCTGGCGACAACAACAAAGGGGGCGGAAGTCCTTCCAGTAGTTCTAGTGGAAGCACGAATAACAATTCGGGTTCCACTCGCAGGTGCGCCGGATCTGGAAATTCAATGCAGTTGTCTTCAAGAAGCGCGGGCGACCTGGTGGAAAGCCTCAAATTAATGAGCCTCTGCTTAGGTTCACAGATTCACAGTAGCACTAAATACATTATTGATCCGCAAAACACCATCTCCTTTTCCAGCGTCAAGGTACAGGAGAAATCCACGTGGAAGATGTGCATAAGTTCCTCTGGGAATGCAAATCCAGCTTCGTCCTTGGGCAGTATAAAATTCTTTTCTGATCAGATGTCAGACACTGCAAACGAATTAGAAAGGATAAAGAGCAAGAACTTGAAAAATAACGTGCTCCAACTACCTCTGTGTGAAAAGACTATATCTGTGAATATTCAGCGAAACCCGAAGGAGGGATTGCTGTGTACCGCTGGCCAAGCTACTTGCTGTCACGTTGTTTGA
- the SNRK gene encoding SNF-related serine/threonine-protein kinase isoform X2: protein MLVCGQPPFQEANDSETLTMIMDCKYTVPSRVSKECKDLITRMLQRDPKRRASLEEIENHPWLQGVDPSPATKYNIPLVSYKNLSEEEHNSIIQRMVLGDIADRDTIVEALETNKYNHITATYFLLAERILREKQEKEIQTRSASPSNIKAQFRQSWPTKIDVPQDLEDDLTASPLSHGGVPQSPARSAENVLNGHRSKALNDSSKKEDIPELAGPALSVVPSVSLKPTTSGRKCLFRVEEDEEEDEEDKKPVSLSTQVVLRRKPSVTNRLTSRKSAPVLNQIFEEGESDDEFDMDENLPPKLSRLKMNIASPSTVHKRYHRRKSQGRGSSCSSSETSDDDSESRRRLDKDSGFTYSWHRRDSSEGPPGNQGDGSGQGKPSNGNGGVDKTSPGDNNKGGGSPSSSSSGSTNNNSGSTRRCAGSGNSMQLSSRSAGDLVESLKLMSLCLGSQIHSSTKYIIDPQNTISFSSVKVQEKSTWKMCISSSGNANPASSLGSIKFFSDQMSDTANELERIKSKNLKNNVLQLPLCEKTISVNIQRNPKEGLLCTAGQATCCHVV, encoded by the exons ATGTTGGTATGCGGGCAGCCACCATTCCAAGAAGCAAATGACAGCGAAACTTTGACAATGATCATGGACTGTAAATACACGGTGCCATCACGTGTGTCCAAAGAATGTAAAGA TTTAATCACCCGAATGTTACAAAGAGACCCAAAACGAAGGGCATCTTTGGAAGAAATTGAAAACCATCCCTGGCTACAAGGAGTTGATCCATCGCCTGCAACCAAATATAATATTCCTTTGGTTTCATACAAAAATCTATCCGAGGAAGAGCACAACAGCATCATACAGCGAATGGTTCTGGGAGACATCGCAGACAGAGATACCATAGTAGA GGCTCTGGAAACCAACAAATACAATCACATCACTGCTACCTACTTCTTACTAGCAGAGCGGATTCTAAGAgagaagcaggagaaagaaaTACAAAccagatcagcaagcccaagcaaTATCAAAGCTCAGTTTAG GCAGTCATGGCCAACCAAAATCGATGTTCCTCAAGACTTGGAAGATGACCTTACAGCTTCTCCTCTCTCGCATGGAGGCGTTCCTCAGTCTCCAGCTCGCAgtgctgaaaatgttcttaatggTCACCGGAGCAAGGCACTTAATGATTCATCAAAGAAGGAGGACATTCCTGAATTAGCAGGACCAGCACTTTCCGTCGTTCCTTCGGTGAGCTTAAAACCTACAACTAGCGGTCGGAAGTGCTTGTTTAGGGTGgaagaagacgaggaggaggacgaagaagATAAAAAACCAGTCTCCCTTTCAACCCAAGTGGTCCTGCGCCGCAAGCCTTCCGTTACAAACCGTCTGACTTCCCGGAAAAGCGCCCCGGTCCTGAATCAGATCTTTGAGGAAGGGGAGTCGGACGACGAGTTTGACAtggatgagaacttgccccccaaaCTTAGCCGTCTAAAAATGAACATTGCTTCGCCAAGCACCGTGCACAAGCGCTACCACCGAAGGAAAAGCCAGGGTCGGGGATCAAGCTGCAGCAGCTCAGAAACAAGCGACGACGACTCCGAAAGCAGGCGGCGTCTCGATAAAGACAGCGGGTTTACTTACTCCTGGCACAGACGGGATAGTAGCGAGGGACCTCCCGGCAATCAGGGAGACGGCAGCGGACAAGGAAAACCAAGCAATGGAAACGGAGGCGTAGACAAAACGAGCCCTGGCGACAACAACAAAGGGGGCGGAAGTCCTTCCAGTAGTTCTAGTGGAAGCACGAATAACAATTCGGGTTCCACTCGCAGGTGCGCCGGATCTGGAAATTCAATGCAGTTGTCTTCAAGAAGCGCGGGCGACCTGGTGGAAAGCCTCAAATTAATGAGCCTCTGCTTAGGTTCACAGATTCACAGTAGCACTAAATACATTATTGATCCGCAAAACACCATCTCCTTTTCCAGCGTCAAGGTACAGGAGAAATCCACGTGGAAGATGTGCATAAGTTCCTCTGGGAATGCAAATCCAGCTTCGTCCTTGGGCAGTATAAAATTCTTTTCTGATCAGATGTCAGACACTGCAAACGAATTAGAAAGGATAAAGAGCAAGAACTTGAAAAATAACGTGCTCCAACTACCTCTGTGTGAAAAGACTATATCTGTGAATATTCAGCGAAACCCGAAGGAGGGATTGCTGTGTACCGCTGGCCAAGCTACTTGCTGTCACGTTGTTTGA